From a region of the Bradyrhizobium sp. KBS0727 genome:
- a CDS encoding cytochrome c, with the protein MASPRILGSIAAAAVIAGAIAAVAIVWRPAIAAIDPPAPSSFDSALVKRGRDLAAIGNCNDCHTVRGGKDFAGGLPVPTPFGTIYSSNITPDAETGIGRWSEAAFRRAMQSGVNRDGQHLYPTFPYDHFTRVSDDDDRALYAYLMTRRPVRAPARENQLAFPFNQRVAVAGWKLLFLRRGTYQPDSTQSAEWNRGAYLVEGLAHCGACHTPRNALGAEKTQASFAGGDVDNWHAYAINSQSSAPVPWDAEALFRYLRQGWHPDHGVARGPMAEVVSNLSEVPESDVRAIATYMAGVFGAPTEARKRRGDEVLAQANSRPAQPANDGTTSGAQIYAAACATCHATDRAPPFGGINLALSTALTSPDARNAANIVLSGIRPTAGERSPIMPGFAESMSDAQIAALLDYLRTRFGNAPPWTNTADIVRDIRRTQTVLLQRDQP; encoded by the coding sequence ATGGCATCGCCGCGGATCCTCGGGAGCATCGCCGCAGCGGCCGTGATCGCCGGCGCGATCGCGGCGGTCGCGATCGTCTGGCGGCCGGCGATTGCGGCGATCGATCCGCCGGCACCATCATCGTTCGACAGCGCACTGGTCAAACGCGGCCGCGATCTGGCGGCGATCGGCAATTGCAACGACTGCCACACCGTGCGCGGCGGCAAGGACTTTGCCGGTGGCCTGCCGGTGCCGACGCCGTTCGGCACCATCTATTCCTCCAACATCACGCCGGACGCCGAGACCGGCATCGGCCGCTGGTCGGAGGCCGCGTTCCGCCGCGCCATGCAGTCTGGCGTCAACCGCGACGGCCAGCATCTCTATCCGACCTTTCCCTATGACCATTTCACCCGTGTTTCCGACGACGACGACCGCGCGCTCTATGCGTACCTGATGACGCGGCGACCGGTTCGCGCGCCGGCCCGCGAGAACCAGTTGGCGTTTCCGTTCAACCAGCGTGTCGCGGTTGCGGGCTGGAAATTGCTGTTCCTGCGCCGCGGCACTTATCAACCTGACAGCACGCAAAGCGCGGAATGGAATCGCGGTGCTTATCTGGTCGAGGGACTGGCGCATTGCGGCGCCTGTCATACGCCGCGCAACGCGCTAGGCGCGGAAAAGACGCAAGCGTCGTTCGCCGGCGGCGACGTCGACAACTGGCACGCCTACGCGATCAACAGCCAGTCATCCGCGCCGGTGCCGTGGGATGCGGAAGCGCTGTTTAGATATCTGCGCCAGGGCTGGCATCCCGATCACGGCGTCGCGCGCGGGCCGATGGCCGAGGTCGTCAGCAATCTGTCCGAAGTGCCCGAAAGCGACGTCCGCGCCATCGCGACCTACATGGCCGGCGTGTTCGGCGCGCCGACGGAAGCGCGCAAGCGCCGCGGCGATGAAGTGCTGGCGCAGGCCAATTCCCGCCCGGCGCAACCGGCCAACGACGGCACCACATCAGGCGCGCAGATCTATGCCGCGGCCTGCGCGACCTGCCATGCCACCGACCGGGCGCCGCCGTTCGGCGGAATCAATCTGGCGCTCTCGACCGCGCTTACGAGCCCCGACGCGCGCAACGCCGCCAACATCGTGCTGTCGGGAATTCGCCCTACCGCAGGTGAGCGCAGCCCGATCATGCCCGGCTTTGCGGAAAGCATGAGCGACGCCCAGATCGCGGCATTGCTCGATTATCTGCGTACGCGCTTCGGCAACGCGCCGCCGTGGACCAACACCGCCGACATCGTCCGCGATATCAGACGAACCCAGACCGTATTGCTGCAGCGAGATCAGCCATGA
- a CDS encoding phasin, translating to MSDDRFEIPKEMRSMAEASFDQARKTFEKFVASAQATAGSIEERGATVRAGAKDIGAKAVAYAEQNVQASLDYAQSLLKAKDLTEVMRLHSEYVQGQMRSLTQQASEMGQIVSKAAMEVAKPKT from the coding sequence ATGAGCGATGATCGTTTCGAGATCCCGAAGGAAATGCGATCGATGGCGGAAGCAAGCTTCGATCAGGCCCGCAAGACGTTCGAGAAATTCGTGGCCTCCGCGCAGGCGACCGCGGGCTCCATCGAGGAGCGCGGCGCCACGGTTCGTGCCGGCGCCAAGGACATCGGCGCCAAGGCGGTCGCCTATGCCGAACAGAACGTGCAGGCCTCGCTCGACTATGCGCAGTCGCTCCTGAAGGCCAAGGATTTGACCGAGGTGATGCGGCTGCACAGCGAATATGTGCAGGGCCAGATGCGGTCGCTGACGCAGCAGGCCAGCGAAATGGGCCAGATCGTCAGCAAGGCCGCGATGGAAGTGGCGAAGCCCAAAACCTGA
- a CDS encoding metallophosphoesterase: MRALVVADLHYSLPQFDWLLAAAPEFDLVILAGDALDIGSHVDFRAQIVVVKKYLSLLAGITKVILCSGNHDLDDRSPEGEKISRWVGEVRELGIACDGDNVVIGDTLFTVCPWWDGPLVKQRIEDQLRDANAQRLPRWVWAHHAPPANSPTSWGGKRFFGDVELVQWIERYQPSMVISGHVHQSPFIPDGSWFDRLGVTWVFNTGLQAGWPPVYIVLDLDAGTAFWVSAGDAQWIDLKMPLQRPAQPILNPPAWLTSLGRIANPILARPATAAG; the protein is encoded by the coding sequence ATGCGCGCTCTCGTTGTCGCCGACTTGCATTATTCATTGCCGCAATTCGACTGGCTGCTGGCGGCCGCGCCGGAATTCGACCTGGTCATCCTTGCCGGCGATGCGCTCGACATCGGCTCGCACGTCGATTTCCGCGCCCAGATCGTGGTCGTGAAGAAATATCTGTCGCTGTTGGCCGGCATCACCAAGGTCATTCTTTGCTCGGGCAATCACGACCTCGACGATCGCAGCCCGGAGGGCGAAAAAATCTCGCGCTGGGTCGGCGAAGTCCGCGAACTCGGCATCGCCTGCGACGGCGACAACGTTGTTATCGGCGACACGCTGTTCACGGTGTGCCCGTGGTGGGACGGGCCGTTGGTCAAGCAGCGCATCGAGGACCAGCTTCGCGACGCCAACGCGCAACGGCTGCCGCGCTGGGTCTGGGCGCATCACGCGCCGCCGGCGAATTCACCGACGAGCTGGGGCGGCAAGCGTTTCTTCGGCGATGTCGAACTGGTGCAATGGATCGAGCGCTATCAGCCGTCGATGGTGATCTCCGGCCATGTGCACCAGTCGCCCTTCATTCCCGACGGCTCCTGGTTCGATCGCCTCGGCGTCACCTGGGTATTCAACACCGGCCTGCAGGCAGGTTGGCCGCCGGTCTATATTGTGCTCGATCTCGATGCGGGTACGGCGTTCTGGGTCTCGGCCGGCGATGCGCAATGGATCGACCTCAAGATGCCGTTGCAGCGGCCGGCGCAGCCGATCCTGAATCCGCCGGCCTGGCTCACATCCTTGGGTCGGATTGCAAATCCGATCCTGGCGAGACCTGCGACGGCGGCAGGTTGA
- a CDS encoding histidine kinase dimerization/phospho-acceptor domain-containing protein, whose amino-acid sequence MNFAEFQLQASGDPRLAAYAASRLPAWVWSSDGTRILWANPAGASVFGAADGAALATRIFGPADRYRRQIAQLAGRVPTGDAIRLERLQGFGAAPGMLATCGYQRIDFHDGSHGILIAAGAPPVVRERTVAAMPPETKPSEPPAAAHAEPLLAPQPAADVEQPSPSQPAETPAEFALFDAFAEPSAAPVVEPTLANEPPEPGLESVLQLDLPHVEAAPREPHAETASEATPAIEADAREPSPYIKAVADEPLDAEAIAAPVPAPSPLDESLPAPQRLPLRFTWQVDQDDRFTLGTDEFIRLIGPHTAAGFGRPWREIAETFGLDPDGHVAEALATRATWTGITLNWPVDGGGRLPVELSGLPVFDAARNFYGYRGFGVCRDIDGLTRLAAERDHPSFEGAAPPPPWSADFVQAGPAADAPANDRHGEDSSDPTGAASASFAELPGPIASETSLQTDLETPVEPPKDTQTDTQTDALTETPVETPKNVLPFRPPGDARPPSLTPVENSAFNELARQLSARLDTETGAETPDVTGFDETVVEKPALVTMYEGPSEAPATATPEWLAPSEPPARGETRRDKPLLDLLPVGILIYRLDRLLYANSAFLTQMGYPSLHALEDAGGLDALYVEPGVSNASSTSDTGTPVTISASQPSDEHAPPAAADARLYTISWDGDSALALIFSGTRHEGEAVAAAIAHASPAQPGALAEALVVEALVAEPPVAEQPSPGGHADAEELGAILDTTAEGIVMFDAEGNINSANRSAEALFGHDGDALARCNLADLFAPASRHAVFDYLAGIKSSGVASLLDHGREVLGRESKGGIIPLSMTMGRTRPDGPNFFAVFRDLSQARQTENELREARRLAERAGTAKADVLARISHEVRTPLNAIIGFAEVMIGERFGALGNERYAEYMKDIRASGERVIAIINDLLDLSRIETGKLDLAFTTQNLNELVESCVAVMQPQANRERIIIRTSLAHTLPPVLADARALRQIALNLIGNSIHLANAGGQVIVSTALSDFGEVMLRVRDTGHGLNDNEVAAALEPFRTQAPSDQTSDSGVSLSLTKALVEANRAKFRIRTGGRSGTLIEVVFPHAVANV is encoded by the coding sequence ATGAACTTTGCGGAATTTCAGTTGCAGGCATCAGGCGATCCGCGATTGGCGGCCTACGCGGCCAGCCGTCTGCCCGCTTGGGTGTGGTCGTCCGACGGCACGCGAATCCTGTGGGCCAATCCGGCCGGCGCCAGCGTGTTCGGCGCGGCCGACGGCGCAGCGCTTGCGACGCGAATTTTCGGACCGGCCGACCGCTATCGCCGGCAGATCGCGCAGCTTGCGGGCCGCGTGCCGACGGGCGACGCCATCCGGCTGGAGCGGCTGCAGGGTTTTGGCGCCGCGCCCGGCATGCTCGCGACCTGCGGTTATCAGCGGATCGATTTTCACGACGGCAGCCACGGCATTCTGATCGCCGCCGGCGCACCGCCGGTCGTGCGCGAACGCACTGTCGCGGCGATGCCGCCCGAAACCAAACCGTCCGAGCCGCCAGCCGCTGCCCACGCGGAGCCGTTGCTCGCACCACAACCGGCAGCGGACGTCGAGCAACCGTCGCCGTCGCAGCCAGCCGAAACTCCCGCCGAGTTTGCGCTGTTCGACGCCTTTGCCGAACCATCAGCGGCACCGGTTGTCGAGCCGACACTTGCGAACGAACCGCCCGAGCCCGGTCTGGAAAGCGTGCTGCAACTCGATCTGCCGCATGTCGAAGCCGCGCCGCGCGAACCGCACGCCGAAACTGCATCGGAAGCAACGCCCGCGATCGAAGCCGATGCGCGTGAGCCATCGCCCTACATCAAAGCCGTTGCCGACGAACCGCTGGATGCCGAAGCGATCGCCGCGCCCGTCCCGGCGCCATCCCCGCTTGACGAATCGTTGCCTGCCCCGCAGCGGCTGCCGCTGCGCTTCACGTGGCAGGTGGATCAGGACGACCGCTTCACGCTCGGCACCGACGAATTCATCCGCCTGATCGGGCCGCATACTGCGGCCGGTTTCGGCCGGCCGTGGCGCGAGATCGCCGAGACGTTCGGCCTCGATCCCGACGGCCATGTGGCCGAGGCGCTCGCCACCCGCGCGACCTGGACCGGCATTACGCTGAACTGGCCGGTCGACGGCGGCGGCCGGTTGCCGGTGGAATTGTCGGGCCTGCCGGTGTTCGATGCCGCGCGGAATTTTTACGGCTACCGCGGCTTCGGCGTCTGCCGCGATATTGACGGCCTCACCCGGCTTGCGGCGGAGCGCGACCATCCGTCGTTCGAAGGCGCGGCGCCGCCGCCGCCCTGGTCGGCGGATTTCGTCCAGGCAGGCCCCGCCGCGGATGCGCCAGCGAACGACAGGCACGGCGAAGATTCGTCTGACCCGACCGGCGCAGCGTCAGCTTCATTTGCAGAATTGCCTGGCCCGATAGCATCAGAGACTTCACTCCAAACCGATTTGGAAACCCCCGTGGAACCTCCCAAGGACACGCAAACAGACACGCAAACGGACGCGCTCACGGAAACGCCTGTGGAGACGCCGAAGAACGTTTTGCCGTTCCGCCCGCCTGGCGACGCCAGGCCGCCGTCGTTGACGCCGGTTGAAAACAGCGCCTTCAACGAACTCGCTCGGCAATTGTCGGCGCGGCTCGACACCGAAACCGGCGCCGAGACGCCTGATGTCACCGGCTTCGACGAAACCGTGGTCGAGAAGCCCGCGCTGGTGACGATGTACGAAGGCCCGAGCGAAGCGCCGGCCACCGCGACGCCTGAATGGCTGGCGCCATCGGAGCCGCCCGCGCGCGGCGAAACCAGGCGCGACAAGCCGCTGCTCGATTTGCTGCCGGTCGGCATCCTGATCTACCGGCTCGACCGCCTGCTCTATGCCAATTCGGCCTTTCTGACGCAGATGGGTTATCCCAGCCTGCATGCGCTGGAGGATGCCGGCGGCCTCGACGCGCTCTATGTCGAGCCCGGCGTCTCGAACGCCTCCTCGACGTCGGACACCGGCACGCCGGTGACGATTTCCGCAAGCCAGCCTTCGGACGAACATGCACCGCCCGCGGCGGCCGACGCCCGCCTCTACACGATTTCCTGGGACGGCGACTCCGCGCTTGCTTTGATCTTCTCCGGCACGCGCCATGAAGGCGAGGCGGTCGCAGCGGCGATCGCCCACGCAAGCCCGGCTCAGCCAGGCGCGCTCGCTGAGGCGCTTGTTGTCGAGGCGCTTGTTGCCGAACCGCCGGTCGCCGAACAACCCTCGCCCGGCGGCCACGCCGACGCCGAGGAGCTCGGCGCCATCCTCGACACCACGGCCGAAGGCATCGTGATGTTCGACGCCGAGGGCAATATCAATTCGGCCAACCGCAGCGCCGAAGCGCTGTTCGGCCATGACGGCGACGCGCTCGCACGCTGCAATCTGGCCGACCTGTTTGCGCCGGCGAGCCGGCATGCCGTGTTCGACTATCTTGCCGGCATCAAATCGTCAGGCGTCGCCAGCCTGCTCGATCACGGCCGCGAAGTGCTGGGCCGCGAAAGCAAGGGCGGCATCATCCCGCTGTCGATGACGATGGGCCGCACCCGCCCCGACGGTCCGAATTTCTTCGCCGTGTTCCGCGACCTGTCGCAGGCAAGGCAAACCGAAAACGAATTGCGCGAGGCGCGGCGGCTGGCCGAGCGCGCCGGCACCGCCAAGGCCGACGTGCTGGCCCGGATCAGCCACGAGGTACGCACGCCGCTCAACGCCATCATCGGCTTTGCCGAAGTGATGATCGGCGAGCGGTTCGGCGCGCTCGGCAACGAGCGCTACGCGGAATACATGAAGGACATCCGCGCCTCCGGCGAACGCGTGATCGCGATCATCAACGACCTGCTCGATCTGTCGCGGATCGAAACCGGCAAGCTCGATCTCGCCTTCACCACCCAGAACCTCAACGAGCTGGTCGAGAGCTGCGTCGCGGTGATGCAGCCGCAGGCCAACCGCGAACGCATCATCATCCGCACCTCGCTGGCGCATACGCTGCCGCCCGTGCTGGCCGACGCACGCGCGCTGCGCCAGATCGCGCTGAACCTGATCGGCAATTCGATCCATCTCGCCAATGCCGGCGGCCAGGTCATCGTCTCGACTGCATTGTCCGATTTCGGCGAGGTGATGCTGCGGGTCCGCGATACCGGCCACGGCCTCAACGACAACGAAGTCGCGGCCGCCCTGGAGCCGTTCCGGACCCAGGCACCATCGGATCAGACCTCCGACAGCGGCGTCAGCCTGTCGCTGACCAAGGCGCTGGTCGAAGCCAACCGCGCCAAATTCCGGATCAGGACCGGCGGGCGCTCCGGCACGCTGATCGAAGTGGTGTTTCCGCACGCCGTCGCAAACGTCTGA
- a CDS encoding phasin, with the protein MTSSTDPFSASIIPFEVPEQMRAFAEKGVSQARDSYAKFKDAAETHNGTIEAVFTSASKGASEYSAKLVEFFKANTSSSLDFAQELFGVKTPAAALELWTSHAKKQFETLAAQAKELTELSQKVATETVEPIKASASKLYKPAA; encoded by the coding sequence GTGACCAGTTCGACCGACCCGTTCTCCGCTTCCATCATCCCCTTCGAAGTCCCCGAGCAAATGCGCGCGTTCGCCGAAAAGGGCGTTTCGCAGGCCCGCGACAGCTACGCCAAGTTCAAGGATGCCGCCGAGACCCATAACGGCACCATCGAGGCGGTATTCACCTCCGCCAGCAAGGGCGCCAGCGAGTACTCGGCCAAGCTGGTCGAGTTCTTCAAGGCCAACACCTCGTCCTCGCTCGACTTCGCGCAGGAACTGTTCGGCGTGAAGACGCCGGCCGCCGCGCTGGAGCTGTGGACCTCGCACGCCAAGAAGCAGTTCGAGACGCTCGCCGCCCAGGCCAAGGAGCTCACCGAGCTCAGCCAGAAGGTCGCCACCGAGACCGTCGAGCCGATCAAGGCCTCGGCTTCCAAGCTCTACAAGCCGGCCGCCTGA
- a CDS encoding (2Fe-2S)-binding protein, protein MMTLKVNGQDHQIDADPETPLLYVLREDLKLNAAKFGCGLGQCGACTVIVDGKAVLSCVTPLLLLEGKKVTTLEGLGTSETPAPIQRAFIEEQAAQCGYCIAGMVMRAQALLQRNSKPTDAEIRAELQLNLCRCGTHMRILRAVHRASHLMQTADASPVQRSTP, encoded by the coding sequence ATGATGACATTGAAGGTCAATGGTCAGGACCATCAGATCGACGCCGATCCGGAAACCCCGCTGCTCTATGTGCTGCGCGAGGATTTGAAGCTCAACGCCGCCAAGTTCGGCTGCGGGCTCGGCCAATGCGGCGCCTGCACCGTCATCGTCGACGGCAAGGCGGTGTTGTCCTGCGTGACGCCGCTGCTGCTGCTGGAAGGCAAGAAGGTCACCACCCTGGAAGGCCTCGGCACATCAGAGACGCCGGCGCCGATCCAGCGCGCCTTCATCGAGGAACAGGCGGCGCAGTGCGGCTACTGCATCGCCGGCATGGTGATGCGGGCGCAGGCACTGCTGCAACGCAATTCGAAGCCGACCGACGCCGAGATCAGGGCCGAGCTGCAGCTCAATCTCTGCCGCTGCGGCACCCATATGCGGATCCTGCGCGCCGTGCACCGCGCCAGCCATCTGATGCAGACCGCCGACGCCTCGCCCGTGCAGAGGAGCACGCCATGA
- a CDS encoding aldehyde dehydrogenase: MNIPSKPATIDVEIHGNFVDGREVEAGAGEMLDVRNPATGDVIARIPNSTADDIDRAMKSARAAFEGKAWGGLDTRSRARLVNRLADAFEANLDTLYRLETLNNGRPVNETRAQLSRLPDFFRYFAGLALARRDSVIPVEGAYLNYTLRTPIGIVANCTPFNHPLMILCKSLAAVLATGCVTVVKPSEYTPLTTLKLAQIFTEAGLPPGVFNIVLGLGQSAGKMLAEHGDINKLVLTGGTEAGRIAGGAAAKVFAHQTMELGGKTPVMVFDDFDVDRAVNYAAFGAFIGAGQTCVCASRHIVQASIYDEFVEKLKAKTQSIRIGDPFDPNTQLGPVISARQRDRVLTYSRFGHEDGARLVTGGVAAKVAGHDNGYFVEPTVFADVKSDMRIFQEEVFGPFTSVTPFKDEADALRLANDSPFGLAAAIRTRDVGRAHRVASAVKAGIVWINDHHRLDPASPWGGVDDSGIGRECGTESFDDHFNTKSVMVATHDQPFDWYRDTATQRRLN; encoded by the coding sequence ATGAACATCCCGTCCAAGCCCGCCACCATCGACGTGGAAATCCACGGCAATTTCGTCGACGGCCGCGAGGTCGAGGCCGGCGCCGGCGAGATGCTGGATGTACGCAATCCCGCCACCGGCGACGTCATTGCGCGAATTCCGAACTCGACCGCTGATGACATCGACCGCGCCATGAAAAGCGCGCGCGCCGCCTTCGAAGGCAAGGCCTGGGGCGGCCTGGACACGCGGTCGCGCGCGCGGCTGGTCAATCGCCTCGCCGACGCCTTTGAGGCCAATCTTGACACGCTGTACCGGCTGGAGACGCTGAACAACGGCCGCCCTGTCAACGAAACCCGCGCGCAGCTGTCGCGGCTGCCGGATTTCTTCCGCTATTTCGCAGGGCTCGCGCTGGCGCGCCGCGATTCCGTGATTCCGGTCGAAGGTGCGTATTTGAACTACACGCTGCGCACGCCGATCGGGATCGTCGCCAACTGCACGCCGTTCAATCATCCCCTGATGATCCTGTGCAAGTCGCTCGCCGCCGTGCTTGCGACCGGGTGTGTCACCGTGGTCAAGCCGTCGGAATATACGCCGCTGACGACGCTGAAGCTGGCGCAGATCTTCACCGAGGCAGGCCTTCCGCCCGGCGTCTTCAACATCGTGCTCGGCCTCGGCCAGAGCGCCGGCAAGATGCTGGCCGAACACGGCGACATCAACAAGCTGGTGTTGACCGGCGGCACCGAAGCCGGCCGTATCGCCGGCGGTGCGGCGGCAAAAGTGTTCGCGCACCAGACCATGGAGCTCGGCGGCAAGACGCCGGTGATGGTGTTCGACGATTTCGACGTCGACCGCGCGGTGAATTATGCCGCGTTCGGCGCCTTCATCGGCGCCGGCCAGACCTGCGTCTGCGCCTCGCGCCATATCGTACAGGCCTCGATCTACGACGAGTTCGTCGAGAAACTCAAGGCAAAGACTCAAAGCATCCGCATCGGCGATCCCTTCGATCCCAACACCCAGCTCGGCCCGGTAATTTCGGCGCGGCAGCGCGACCGCGTACTAACCTATTCGCGCTTCGGCCATGAAGACGGCGCGCGGCTGGTGACCGGCGGCGTAGCCGCAAAAGTGGCTGGGCATGACAACGGCTATTTCGTCGAACCGACGGTGTTTGCCGACGTGAAATCCGACATGCGTATCTTTCAGGAGGAAGTGTTCGGCCCCTTCACCTCGGTGACGCCGTTCAAGGACGAAGCCGACGCATTACGCCTGGCCAACGATTCTCCGTTTGGCCTCGCGGCCGCGATCCGCACCCGCGACGTCGGCCGCGCCCATCGCGTGGCATCGGCGGTCAAGGCCGGCATCGTCTGGATCAACGACCATCACCGCCTCGACCCGGCATCGCCCTGGGGCGGCGTCGACGACTCAGGCATCGGGCGCGAATGCGGCACCGAGAGTTTTGACGATCATTTCAACACCAAGAGCGTGATGGTCGCGACCCATGACCAGCCGTTCGACTGGTACCGCGACACGGCGACCCAACGACGTCTGAACTAG
- a CDS encoding Crp/Fnr family transcriptional regulator: protein MRAILDYCGGGNRRAMPAGTHVIHEGGKTGHLFVLVEGRVEVVKGDSVVAVITEPGAVFGEMSLLLDQPHSATVRTASDSVIVEIDDAASFLRDQPEVALLIGRLMAQRLHVATTYLADLMHQYAGHDSHLSMVGELLQSMINLPPSQVSPGSDLQSDPRM from the coding sequence ATGCGTGCGATTCTGGACTATTGCGGCGGGGGAAACCGGCGGGCGATGCCGGCGGGCACGCACGTGATCCACGAGGGCGGCAAGACCGGGCATTTGTTCGTGCTGGTCGAGGGCAGGGTGGAAGTCGTCAAGGGCGACAGCGTCGTCGCCGTGATCACCGAGCCCGGCGCGGTATTCGGCGAGATGTCGCTGCTGCTCGATCAGCCGCATTCCGCCACCGTGCGTACGGCCTCCGATTCCGTGATCGTCGAAATCGACGATGCCGCGTCGTTCCTGCGCGACCAGCCGGAGGTGGCGCTGTTGATTGGGCGGCTGATGGCGCAACGGCTTCACGTCGCGACCACCTATCTCGCCGACCTCATGCACCAATATGCCGGCCATGACAGCCATCTTTCGATGGTCGGCGAACTCCTGCAGAGCATGATCAACCTGCCGCCGTCGCAGGTCTCGCCAGGATCGGATTTGCAATCCGACCCAAGGATGTGA
- a CDS encoding alpha/beta fold hydrolase, producing the protein MDRLLAGGTVNAAQSGEGPPLFLFHSLLSDRASFDAIVPELSTSFQVIVPELPGFGRSLAVDGRLAGVADRMAEAVKDAAGGREAIVLGNGYGGFVALQMAIRHPGIAARFVLADCGAAFSEAGREAFRNMAAASKAKGLSAITEVAMRRLFAPEFQAAHPDLMTDRREAFLRTDPDVFRAACDALANLDLRPELGKVTAPVLVLVGQHDEATPPPMSRELAAGLPQARFEIVPGCAHVPQLQSPRLFLDVIGDFLPVTNPATA; encoded by the coding sequence ATGGATCGGCTATTGGCAGGCGGCACCGTCAACGCAGCGCAGTCCGGCGAGGGGCCGCCGCTGTTTTTGTTCCACTCGCTGCTGTCGGACCGCGCCAGTTTCGACGCCATCGTCCCGGAGCTGTCGACCTCGTTTCAGGTGATCGTGCCCGAGCTGCCGGGCTTCGGCCGCTCGCTGGCAGTCGATGGTAGATTGGCTGGGGTCGCTGACCGCATGGCGGAAGCAGTCAAGGATGCCGCCGGCGGCAGGGAGGCGATCGTGCTCGGCAACGGCTATGGCGGCTTCGTCGCGCTGCAAATGGCCATCCGCCATCCCGGAATTGCTGCCAGGTTCGTGCTCGCCGATTGCGGCGCGGCGTTCTCGGAAGCGGGGCGCGAGGCCTTTCGCAACATGGCGGCGGCGTCGAAGGCGAAGGGATTGTCGGCGATTACCGAGGTCGCGATGCGGCGTCTGTTCGCGCCGGAATTTCAGGCCGCGCATCCCGATCTGATGACCGATCGCCGCGAGGCGTTTCTGCGCACCGACCCGGACGTGTTTCGGGCCGCCTGCGACGCGCTGGCGAACCTCGATCTGCGGCCCGAACTCGGCAAGGTGACAGCGCCGGTGCTGGTGCTGGTCGGCCAGCATGACGAGGCGACGCCGCCGCCGATGTCGCGCGAACTGGCGGCCGGCCTGCCGCAGGCGCGTTTCGAGATCGTCCCGGGCTGCGCCCATGTGCCGCAACTCCAGTCGCCGCGGCTGTTCCTCGACGTGATCGGCGATTTCCTGCCGGTGACCAACCCGGCAACCGCCTGA
- a CDS encoding GntR family transcriptional regulator: MLLRDNVYESLRSDILTCHFAPGDDMREQDLAERYAVSRQPVREALLRLEREHLVTVQPRQGYRVNPISLADARDLLRFRLALEPACVAEAIENASDDVLKSLNEFRRFAGNHEDFIAYNRAFHSALAHASGNRRMAAALCDLIGQADRLVRVSVANLKGHDPAKLVGEHVALIEAMQRREARTAARLIKAHIAQTEKRVLPALKRNAVIVDGREA; the protein is encoded by the coding sequence ATGCTTTTACGCGACAATGTCTACGAAAGCCTCCGGTCTGATATTCTAACCTGCCACTTCGCACCGGGCGATGATATGCGCGAGCAGGATCTCGCCGAGCGTTATGCCGTCAGCCGCCAGCCGGTACGGGAAGCGCTGTTGCGGCTGGAGCGCGAGCATCTCGTCACCGTGCAGCCGCGCCAGGGCTACCGGGTCAATCCGATCTCGCTTGCCGATGCGCGCGATCTGTTGCGATTCCGCCTGGCGCTGGAGCCGGCCTGCGTCGCGGAGGCGATCGAGAATGCCAGCGATGACGTCCTGAAGTCGCTGAACGAATTCCGTCGCTTCGCCGGCAACCACGAAGACTTCATCGCCTACAACCGCGCCTTTCATTCGGCGCTGGCCCACGCTTCGGGCAACCGCCGCATGGCGGCAGCCCTTTGCGACCTGATCGGACAGGCCGACCGGCTGGTGCGCGTCAGCGTCGCCAATCTGAAAGGCCACGATCCGGCGAAGCTTGTCGGCGAGCACGTCGCTCTGATCGAGGCGATGCAGCGGCGCGAGGCGCGCACCGCCGCCCGACTCATCAAGGCCCATATCGCCCAAACCGAAAAACGCGTGCTGCCGGCGCTGAAGCGAAACGCCGTCATCGTCGACGGGAGAGAAGCATGA